The Pyxidicoccus sp. MSG2 DNA segment AAGACCGCCGTCGCGGTGCCACCCCTCAACGACGTGGACGTCTTCGCGCAGGACCTGGGCTTCATCGCCATCCTGGAGGGCGGAGAGCTGGCCGGCTTCAACGTCTCGGTGGGCGGCGGCATGGGCGCCACGCACGGGGACGCGGCCACGTACCCACGGCTGGCGGACGTGGTCGGCTTCATCCCTCCGGAGAAGACGCTCGCCGTCGCGGAGGAGGTGGTGAAGATTCACCGCGACTTCGGGGACCGCGGCAACCGCAAGCACGCGCGGCTGAAGTACGTCCTGGAGGAGCGCGGCGTCGCGTGGTTCACGGCGGAGCTGGAGCGGCGGCTCGGCTTCGCGCTGCAGCCCGCGCGCGCATTCGCGTTCGAGCACAACGGCGACCGCTTCGGCTGGGTGGAGGGGCATGACGGGAAGTGGCACCTGACGCTGCACCTGGACAGCGGCCGCGTGGCGGACCACCCCGGGGCGCCGCACCTCACCGGCCTGCGGGAGATTGCCCGCATCCACCAGGGCGACTTCCGGCTCACGGCGAACCAGAACCTCGTCATCGCGAACGTACGCGCCGAGGCCAGGGAGTCCATCGACGCGCTGGTGGCCCGGTATGGGCTGGACGGCTTCCGGAGCGCCAGCCCCCTGCGAAGGAATGCGCTGGCATGCGTGGCACTGCCCACCTGCGGCCTGGCCATGGCCGAGGCGGAGCGCTACCTGCCCGCGTTCGTGGAGAAGCTGGAGGCACGGCTGGTGGCGCATGGCCTGCGGGACGCCAACCTCCTGCTGCGCATCACCGGCTGCCCGAATGGCTGCGCGCGGCCGTACCTCGCGGAGGTGGGGCTCGTGGGCAAGGCGCCGGGCCGCTACAACCTCCACCTCGGTGGCGACGCGCGCGGCCAGCGGCTGAACCGGCTGTATCGGGAGAATATCGACGAGGACGGCATCCTCGGTGCGCTGGAGCCGCTGTTCGCGGAGTACTCACGCGAGCGGAAGCCGGGCGAGGGCTTCGGTGACTTCGTGGTGCGGGCGGGCCATGTCCCGGCGGTGCCGGCGAAGGGGACCGCGACCCAGGCGGCCTGAGCACACGTGCCGGGCGCGGCGGCTCAGTCTTCGCCGCCGCGCACCGCGGTGAGCAGCAGGTCGTACTTCCCGCCAAGGAAGGTGCGGAAGCCGTGCTGGTGCAGGTAGCGCCGGTAGAAGGAGAGGTCCTTCACCAGCAGCGACAGGTCCGGCTCGCGCAGGTTGCGCACGCGCGCGCCGTAGACCACCTCTCCGTCCCGGAAGCGTGAGTTGGGGAAGCCGAGCAGGAGCGTGGCCCTCGGCTCCAGGTGCTGCTGCACCAGTCGGCGCAGCAGGGCGTGGTCATCCACGCCGGGGCTCTGCAAGGTGCCCACCGACACGACGAGGCTGAAGCGGCCCAGGTCCTCGGGCAGCGCGTTGAGGTCCGCGAGGACGAAGCGGTGGCGCGTGTCGGGAAAGCGGGCGCGCGCCTCTTCGAGCGCGCTGGCGCCATGGTCCACGCCGACGAAGCTGACGTCCGGCGCGCCTTCGAGCCATGCGAAGGCCGCGAGCTCGTCTCCCCGATTCACCCCGAGGTCGAGCACCCTCGCGCCCGGGGGCAGATGGATGCGCCCGAGCACCTCCAGCCACGGCAGGAGGAATCCCGCGTCCTCCAGCTTGCGCACCCGCGCGAACTCGGAAGCCGTCCCATACCGCTCCCGGGGCTCGAGTCCCTCTTCTACCTCCTCGCCTCCCGCGTGCCACGAGGCTTCGGAGCCGAGCCGCTCGAAGGTGAGCGCCACGTGCGTGCCATCCACCGGGCGAGGCGTGAGCAGCCGGCAAGAGAGCCCGTCAGCCAGGTCACACCAACTGCGCAGCGGCCGGTGGACGAGCCCGTCCCCTGGCCCCACGCGCTCCCCTGGATAACGCCCACGCCCCAGGTCCGGGTCGGGGACCTCGATGCGGACGCTCCCCGCCCCGAGCGCCCCTTGCAGATGACGCACGATGACGATGAGCGGCTCGTCGTGAAAGCGGCGGGGGGACTCGGCGGGGCTCGACATGGCGCCACCAGCCTACCGCCCGGAATTCGCGCAAGACGCGGGAAGACGCGGCCCTGCCGGGCGGCGGACCGGCGGAATGAA contains these protein-coding regions:
- the cysI gene encoding assimilatory sulfite reductase (NADPH) hemoprotein subunit, with translation MSHQSKPLSEVEHIKTQSRLLRGTLAESLVDPVTGAIATPDTSLIKFHGSYQQDDRDIREERRQQKLEPAYSFMLRTRLPGGVCTPAQWLAMDALAREFANHTLRITTRQAFQLHGVIKDDLKPTIARINQALMDTLAACGDVNRNVLCNPNPVDSRVHETVYQWAVRVSEHLLPKTRAYYEVWLDEEKVAGGEDEPIYGATYLPRKFKTAVAVPPLNDVDVFAQDLGFIAILEGGELAGFNVSVGGGMGATHGDAATYPRLADVVGFIPPEKTLAVAEEVVKIHRDFGDRGNRKHARLKYVLEERGVAWFTAELERRLGFALQPARAFAFEHNGDRFGWVEGHDGKWHLTLHLDSGRVADHPGAPHLTGLREIARIHQGDFRLTANQNLVIANVRAEARESIDALVARYGLDGFRSASPLRRNALACVALPTCGLAMAEAERYLPAFVEKLEARLVAHGLRDANLLLRITGCPNGCARPYLAEVGLVGKAPGRYNLHLGGDARGQRLNRLYRENIDEDGILGALEPLFAEYSRERKPGEGFGDFVVRAGHVPAVPAKGTATQAA
- a CDS encoding class I SAM-dependent methyltransferase → MSSPAESPRRFHDEPLIVIVRHLQGALGAGSVRIEVPDPDLGRGRYPGERVGPGDGLVHRPLRSWCDLADGLSCRLLTPRPVDGTHVALTFERLGSEASWHAGGEEVEEGLEPRERYGTASEFARVRKLEDAGFLLPWLEVLGRIHLPPGARVLDLGVNRGDELAAFAWLEGAPDVSFVGVDHGASALEEARARFPDTRHRFVLADLNALPEDLGRFSLVVSVGTLQSPGVDDHALLRRLVQQHLEPRATLLLGFPNSRFRDGEVVYGARVRNLREPDLSLLVKDLSFYRRYLHQHGFRTFLGGKYDLLLTAVRGGED